From Mycolicibacterium nivoides, a single genomic window includes:
- the menE gene encoding o-succinylbenzoate--CoA ligase yields the protein MLDDVLTGRASAILPVPADDERQSSLLTTTLRAGEEIDDDVAVVISTSGTTGKPKGALLTADALRASAAATHARLGGDGRWLLALPAYHIAGLQVLVRSALAGTAPVGVAASFDPGDLPSAVAALGSGRRYASLVAVQLDKSLRHPAAAEALADLDAVLIGGGPMPAGVAERAEAAGVNVVRTYGMSETAGGCVYDGVALDGVKVRVDNARILLGGATVARGYRNPISPDPFAEPGWFRTDDLGTVDDSSVLRVLGRVDDAVSTGGLTVLPQLVESALAGHPAIAECAVFGVPDERLGQRVVAALVLTPGSSAPDVAQLRDHVAQTLDATAAPREVHVVDELPRRGIGKLDRRTLAARYTG from the coding sequence GTGCTCGATGACGTACTGACCGGACGCGCGTCGGCGATCCTGCCCGTCCCCGCCGACGACGAGCGTCAGAGTTCGTTGCTGACAACCACTTTGCGCGCCGGGGAAGAAATCGACGACGACGTCGCCGTGGTGATCTCGACCTCGGGCACCACCGGCAAACCCAAGGGCGCGCTGCTGACGGCCGATGCGCTGCGGGCCAGTGCCGCCGCCACCCACGCGCGGCTGGGCGGTGACGGGCGGTGGCTGCTCGCCCTGCCCGCCTATCACATCGCAGGGCTGCAGGTTCTGGTGCGCAGCGCGCTGGCCGGCACCGCGCCCGTCGGCGTCGCGGCCTCCTTCGATCCGGGCGATTTGCCTTCTGCGGTGGCCGCTTTGGGCAGTGGCCGCCGCTATGCGTCACTGGTGGCGGTGCAGTTGGACAAGTCCCTGCGCCACCCGGCCGCCGCGGAGGCGCTGGCCGACCTCGACGCCGTCCTGATCGGCGGTGGGCCGATGCCGGCCGGGGTGGCCGAACGCGCGGAGGCGGCAGGGGTGAACGTGGTGCGCACCTACGGGATGAGCGAGACCGCGGGTGGCTGTGTGTACGACGGCGTGGCGCTCGACGGGGTGAAGGTGCGCGTCGATAACGCCCGCATCCTGCTGGGCGGCGCCACCGTGGCCCGGGGCTATCGCAACCCGATCAGCCCCGACCCGTTCGCCGAGCCCGGCTGGTTCCGCACCGACGACCTTGGCACCGTGGATGATTCGAGTGTGTTACGGGTTCTGGGCCGGGTCGACGACGCGGTCAGCACCGGCGGGTTGACGGTGCTGCCACAACTGGTCGAATCGGCGCTGGCCGGCCATCCGGCGATCGCCGAGTGCGCGGTCTTCGGGGTCCCCGACGAGCGTCTCGGTCAGCGAGTGGTGGCCGCGCTGGTACTCACCCCAGGTTCATCGGCCCCCGATGTGGCCCAGTTGCGCGACCACGTGGCGCAGACCCTCGATGCCACCGCGGCGCCACGAGAGGTGCACGTCGTCGACGAGTTGCCCCGTCGCGGCATCGGCAAGCTCGACCGGCGCACGCTCGCCGCCCGTTACACGGGCTGA
- a CDS encoding pyridoxamine 5'-phosphate oxidase family protein, which produces MRREVTSADELRAIVGQPTAAVAKKVTDRLSEAQQIWLKQSPLGFVATTDAHGRVDVSPKGDPPGFVQIIDDTTIAIPERPGNRRVDGFLNVLQRPHVGTVFVIPGRGDTLRINGTARILSDADYFDAMAVDGKRPILALEIAIEEVFFHCPKAFLRSETWKPESWNPTAVPSVAQMAKAFKPDQSQEELDAYYSEDNLRKILY; this is translated from the coding sequence ATGCGCCGAGAAGTGACCTCCGCGGATGAGCTGCGTGCCATCGTCGGGCAACCCACCGCAGCCGTCGCCAAGAAGGTGACCGACCGACTGTCGGAAGCCCAGCAGATCTGGCTCAAGCAGTCGCCGCTGGGCTTCGTGGCGACCACCGATGCCCACGGCCGCGTCGACGTCTCCCCCAAGGGGGATCCGCCGGGTTTCGTCCAGATCATCGACGACACCACGATCGCGATCCCGGAGCGGCCCGGCAACCGGCGCGTCGACGGCTTCCTCAACGTGCTGCAGCGCCCGCACGTGGGCACGGTGTTCGTCATTCCCGGTCGCGGTGACACGCTGCGAATCAACGGCACTGCCCGGATACTTTCCGACGCAGACTATTTCGATGCCATGGCGGTGGACGGCAAGCGTCCGATCCTGGCATTGGAAATCGCGATCGAAGAGGTGTTCTTCCACTGCCCAAAGGCATTCCTGCGCTCTGAGACCTGGAAGCCCGAGAGCTGGAATCCGACGGCGGTGCCCTCGGTGGCGCAGATGGCGAAAGCTTTCAAGCCCGATCAGAGCCAGGAGGAACTCGACGCGTATTACAGCGAGGACAACCTGCGCAAGATCCTCTACTGA
- a CDS encoding GNAT family N-acetyltransferase codes for MAIKGDSDPGSDPLFCGVELARRIEKAEADLIAAATHAAGHRGADGLVLPVAGGYACFAEAESPMNKVVGLGFDGLPDEAVLGEIERAFAARGSSTRVELSNLADPEITALLSGRGYGLVEFENVLGRPIHDERPPVTDVQVRRADDLTAWVNVVVEGFAHPDGEGPVSHEHFPADIIERAERDMEKAGATAYIALCDGVVAGGGMMRLTGAIAQLAGAATAPAYRRRGVQAALLAARLAEAADAGCEIAVVTTAPGSKSQHNVQRRGFQLLYTRAILVKPAEAAQ; via the coding sequence AGGTGACTCAGACCCGGGCTCGGATCCATTGTTCTGCGGTGTCGAACTGGCCCGGCGTATCGAGAAGGCCGAGGCGGACCTGATCGCGGCGGCGACGCACGCTGCCGGGCACCGTGGCGCCGACGGGCTGGTCCTGCCCGTCGCCGGCGGGTACGCCTGTTTCGCCGAGGCGGAATCGCCGATGAACAAGGTGGTCGGCCTCGGCTTCGACGGGTTGCCCGATGAAGCGGTGCTGGGTGAGATCGAGCGGGCCTTCGCGGCCAGGGGCAGTTCCACCCGGGTCGAACTGTCCAACCTGGCCGACCCCGAGATCACCGCGTTGTTGTCCGGCCGCGGCTACGGCCTCGTCGAGTTCGAGAACGTGCTGGGCAGGCCGATTCACGACGAGCGCCCGCCGGTGACCGATGTGCAGGTGCGTCGGGCCGACGACCTCACCGCATGGGTGAACGTCGTGGTGGAGGGCTTCGCCCATCCCGACGGTGAGGGCCCGGTCAGCCATGAGCATTTCCCCGCCGACATCATCGAGCGGGCCGAGCGGGACATGGAAAAGGCCGGGGCGACCGCGTATATCGCGCTGTGCGACGGAGTCGTCGCCGGTGGCGGGATGATGCGGTTGACCGGCGCGATCGCTCAACTGGCCGGAGCCGCGACGGCGCCTGCCTACCGCCGCCGCGGGGTGCAGGCCGCGCTGTTGGCGGCGCGGCTGGCCGAGGCTGCCGACGCCGGATGCGAGATCGCCGTGGTGACAACGGCGCCCGGCTCCAAGTCCCAGCACAACGTCCAGCGCCGGGGTTTCCAGCTGCTCTACACGCGGGCGATCCTGGTGAAGCCGGCTGAGGCGGCTCAGTAG